From Nicotiana tabacum cultivar K326 chromosome 20, ASM71507v2, whole genome shotgun sequence, one genomic window encodes:
- the LOC107784755 gene encoding ubiquitin-like-specific protease ESD4 yields the protein MVALTFNRKRGNDFFSSNYKTQFSSPSNFDHISKKPKLSIYQTLNPPKSTVQRFFMYPDPINPIRRQVHAPCRHSRFGSKGISANSAPETGNFVSRVYDEAKKSAFYSLRCLKKVKEVIFIDDDDAKKGDLEAGVCKQSDVFCNLEGGVCEKSDFLGQKWKQTNGPLEILNGVDGHDSLVVTTGLDDGNLKEESVGKMLDTLALNPTSDSAFYVPLYKKLLGSVGKINDKLKRLQFQIGYNEKCLETYSLLRPQKKEEQVKEDVISEPFVPLTEEEEVEVSRALSKSNRRRVLVTHQNSNIDITGEILQCLRPREWLNDEVINVYLELLKEREKRDPQKFLKCHFFNTFFYKKLIGGRGGYNYQSVRRWTSQRKLDYCLLECDKIFVPIHKEIHWCLAVINKKDKKFQYLDSLRGRDTQVLKVLARYFVDEVKDKNGKDIDVSSWKQEFVEDLPEQKNGFDCGVFMIKNADFYSRDIGLCFNQEDMPYFRLRTAKEILRLKAD from the exons ATGGTGGCGTTAACGTTCAATAGGAAGCGAGGTAACGATTTCTTCTCTTCAAATTACAAAACCCAATTTTCAAGTCCTTCCAATTTCGACCACATTTCAAAAAAACCCAAACTTTCTATATATCAAACCCTAAATCCACCAAAATCAACTGTTCAAAGGTTTTTCATGTACCCGGATCCAATTAACCCGATTCGAAGACAAGTTCATGCTCCTTGCAGGCATTCAAGATTTGGGTCTAAGGGTATTTCAGCAAATTCAGCTCCTGAAACGGGTAATTTTGTATCAAGAGTGTACGATGAAGCTAAGAAAAGTGCTTTTTATAGTTTAAGGTGTTTGAAAAAAGTTAAGGAAGTGATAtttattgatgatgatgatgctaaaAAGGGTGATTTAGAAGCTGGGGTTTGTAAACAAAGTGATGTTTTTTGTAATTTGGAAGGTGGGGTTTGtgaaaaaagtgattttttagGCCAGAAGTGGAAGCAGACTAATGGGCCTCTGGAAATTTTGAATGGTGTTGATGGTCACGATTCGTTGGTAGTAACGACGGGTTTGGATGATGGAAATTTGAAGGAAGAGAGTGTAGGGAAGATGTTAGACACACTAGCGTTGAACCCCACGTCTGATTCTGCTTTCTATGTCCCTTTGTATAAGAAATTGCTTGGTTCAGTGGGGAAAATAAATGATAAGTTGAAAAGACTGCAGTTTCAGATTGGATATAATGAGAAGTGTCTCGAAACGTATAGTTTGTTGCGGCCTCAGAAGAAAGAAGAACAGGTTAAAGAG GATGTGATTTCAGAACCATTTGTCCCTCTCACTGAGGAGGAAGAGGTTGAGGTATCGCGTGCTTTATCCAAATCCAATCG AAGACGGGTTTTGGTGACCCATCAAAACTCCAATATTGATATTACTGGAGAAATATTGCAATGTTTAAGACCTAGGGAATGGTTGAATGATGAG GTTATCAATGTGTATCTTGAACtgttaaaagagagagagaaaagggacCCCCAAAAGTTCTTGAAATGTCATTTCTTTAACACATTCTTTTACAAGAAG TTGATAGGTGGCAGGGGAGGCTATAACTATCAATCTGTGAGAAGATGGACATCCCAAAGAAAGCTGGATTACTGCCTACTCGAATGCGATAAA ATCTTTGTCCCTATCCACAAAGAAATACATTGGTGTTTAGCTGTTATCAATAAGAAGGACAAAAAGTTCCAATATCTTGATTCGCTCAGAGGAAGGGATACTCAAGTGTTGAAAGTGCTG GCTAGGTACTTTGTTGATGAGGTGAAGGACAAAAATGGGAAAGACATTGATGTTAGTTCATGGAAGCAAGAGTTTGTCGAGGACCTTCCAGAGCAAAAGAATGG GTTTGACTGCGGTGTGTTCATGATAAAAAATGCTGATTTCTACAGCAGAGATATAGGCCTCTGTTTTAATCAG GAAGACATGCCGTATTTTAGGTTGAGGACTGCGAAGGAGATCTTGAGGTTGAAAGCAGATTAA